A window of Acidimicrobiia bacterium genomic DNA:
CCGCGGTCGTACGGGTCGCCGACGCCGTTCTCGCCGTTGCCCGTCGTCACGTAGAGGTTCCCGCTGCCGTCGAGCGCGATGCCGGACGTGCCCCAGATCGCCCCCTCGCGTGTTGTCGGCACCTGGTACGAGTGGAGCGCGCCGCCCGCGTTCGTGTCGTAGCCCACGACCCAGCCGTGGTACGCGCCGCAGTCGCCGTCGAGACCGCCGAACGCCCAGTACACGACGCTCCCCTCGATCGCGAGCGCGGCACGCTGCTGCTGCGTCACGGCCGTCATCCCGGGCGGGTCGGCACTGCGTTGCAGCACGACGCGACCGGTCGCGGTGTCGATGCCGACGAGGTCGTGGTGGACGGTCGGGTACCGCTGCTCGGCGATCGCGTAGATGACGCCGGTCGCGGTGTCGATGACAGGCGTGCCGGTGACGCCGAGCGGGTCGATGTCACCGCACGGCAGCAGGGCGAGCGGAACGGGCGTGCCGACGTGCGTGGCCCAGACGATCTGACCGGTCGTCGCGTCGAGCGCGTAGAACGTGTCGTTCTCGGTGACGACGTAGACGCGTGAACCGACGACGAGCGGCTCCCCGTACACGAACCCGTCGAGCACCGGCGACGACCACACGGGGCTCGCGGGCAGCAGCGCGGGTGACGCGCCCGGATCGCCGTTGCGGTCGGGCGTCCCGTGATACGTGGGCCACGACGGCGGCGTCGCGCCCGCGACACCCGTTCCCGCGAGCACGGCTGCGAGCGCGGTCACCGCGAGCAGCACGACGACGCGCGTGGTCAGCGGGCGGGACGCGTGCACCGCAGAAGTGTTGCAGGCGCGCGCACACCCTCCGTGACACTCACGCGGGCGCGTAGAGCGCGTAGCCGCGCGTCACCTTGCCGTCGGTCCCGAACACCATCACCTCGGTGACGCGACGTCCCGTCTGGTTGCGGTAGAGGATCGCGAGACAACCGCCGCCCACGTGCACGTCGTCCACGTCGAAGTGGAGGTCGCGGGTGCGCGCCAGCGCCGCGGTCCAGTAGGCACGCAAGGCGTCGCGACCGCGCACGACCGGGTCGCCCGTGACGGCGGCCGCAACGGGCGACGTGAACTCGACGTCGGCTGCGAAGTGCTCGAGGACCGCGTCCACGTCGTGCCGGTTCCACTCGTCGGCCCACTGCTGCGCCCAGCGGCGCGCGTCCTTGTCGCCGATCACGTCGGTCATGGTCGTGGCGCTCCGATCGGGTTGGGGACCGGTACGGCACCGGCGTCGATCAGGTGGCGGCTGATCGGCGCGGCGAGCGCGATCGCACGCTCGATCCCGGTCGAGCCGAGCCGCTCGACCGGTCCCGCGGCCAGACGGTCCGTCGTGGCCTCGAGCTCGCGTCGGAGCGCGCCGCCGCTCTTCGTCAATCGGCCGTCGCGATCGAGCAGCCCGCGCGCCTCGAGCCGGCGTACCGCGCGGTCCCACTCGTCGTCGGTCCAGCCGCGCGTCGGTTGCATGCGCTCGCGGCTGACCACGCCGGTCGCGACGTGTGTGAGGACGGCGTCGATGCCGCGCAACCCGAGCGACACGGCCGCGAGCACGTGCCCGTCGCCGCGGTGCTCGCGCAACACGGTCGTCGCGAGCCACACGCGGGTCACGACGTCGTCGGGGACCGGGACGGACGCCCACCCCGCGGCGAGGGGGCGTCCCTCGAACCGGCATCCGTCGACCGCGGTCGCCAGCAGCTCGGCCAGCTCCGCGAGCTCGCGCGTGAAGCGACGGGCCGTGTACCGGCACAGGAGCTCGGTGGCGACGCGCACGCGCGTCTCGAGCACCGCCGCGGGCGTGGCGCGCGCCCACGCGTCGGGGATCGCGCGGGCGACCATGCCGGGCCGGAACCCGAACGTCATCGCGGTGACGGGCTCCGCGTTCAACGGCCCGAGCGGCGCGACGCGCGCGGCGAAGTAGCCCATCCAGAACCCGCGCAGGCCGAGCGCGTTCGACGCCTCCGTCGTCTCGGGCGCGAAGTAGACGACGGCGTGGATGGGCTCGATCGCCTCCCAGAACCGGCGGGCGAGCGTCGGTGCGGCGTCCATGGTTCGCGAGCATGCCGTCTCGCACCACCGACGCGACAGTGCCATTCTGATCCAGTGGACCAGGACCTCGTCTGGTGGACCCGCGTCGTGTTCGACGGCTGGCAGTCGCGACCCGGGCCACGCCACCAGCGGATCGCGAGCGCGGTGCTCGACGCGATCGAGCAGCGGACCGTCGCGCCGGGGGCGCGCGTCCCCGCCGAGCGACGCCTCGCGGAGTCGCTGGGCGTGAGCCGCGGGACGGTCGTCGTCGCGTTCGACCACCTCGTCGAGGCGGGTGTCGTCGTGCGCCGCCAGGGTGCGGGCACCTCGGTCGTGGGGCGGCCCCCGTGGACGCGACCGCACCCCGAGACGGGCGTTGCGTCGCTGTTGCTCCGCCGGCTCGCCGCCGACCGCGAGACGATCGACCTCTCGCTGTCGGTGCCGGCCGGTGCGGGCCACCTCCCGGCCGTGGACTGGCACGCCGGGTCGCGCGCACCCGAGGGTCACGGGCTCGACCCGCGTGGCGACCTCCGCCTCCGCCGGGCGATCGCCGACCATCTGACCTGTCGGCAACGCCTCCCGACCGGGCCCGACGAGGTGCTCGTGACCGCGGGCGCGCAGCAGGCGCTCGCGCTGCTCGGGCGCGCGCTCGTGTCGCGCGCGACGACGGTCGTCGCCGGATGCCCGACCTATCCCGGGTTCGCGGCCGCGTTCCTGCCGGCGCAACACGACGTGCGCACGGTCCCCGTCGACGACGCCGGGACCGACCCGACCGCGATCGCGCGAGCGCTGCACGGCCGCGGTGACGCGGTCGTGTACGTGATGCCGACGGGACACAACCCGACCGGGTCCGTCATGCCGGCCGCGCGCCGCCGCGCCGTCGCCGAGATCGCCACGACCGCGAACGTGACGATCGTCGAGGACCTCGCGCTCGCCGACCTCGTCCTCGACGGCGACGACGTGCCCGAGCCGATCGCGGCGCGGTCGAGCAACGCCGTCGTGATCGGCTCCGTGTCCAAGCTGATGTGGGCCGGCGTGCGCATCGGTTGGATCCGGGCCGATCCGCGACTGCTCGACGACGTCGCGCGCGTCAAGGTCGCGCACGACCTCGCGACGAGCGCGCCCGCGCAGGCCGTCGCAACCGCGTTGCTCGACGCGATCGACGACGAGTGGCTCGCGGCGCACCGCCGGGCGCTGGCGGCGCGGCGCGACCACCTGCTCGTGCTCATCGCCGAGCAGATCCCCGCGTGGCGGGCGCGCCGCCCGTCGGCGGGCCTGTCGTTGTGGGTCGAGATCCCCGTCGCGCGCGCGGACGCGTTCGCGCACGTCGCCGCGGCGCAAGGCGTCGTCGTCGCCGCCGGCAGCACCGCGTGCCTCGACGGACGCCACGTCGGCGCGATCCGGCTGTCGTTCGCCGAGCCGATCGAGACGCTGGAGCTCGCGGTCGAGCGGCTCGCGTCGGCGTGGGAGTCACACAGCGTCGACCTCGCGACGGCGCCGCGTGAAGCGGGGGCGTGATCCGCGTCACGTCGGCGACCATCGCGGACCACTCTCCCGTAATTGGCACTGTCCGCGTCGCCGCCGACGAGGGACCTTGGCCCCATGCGAACCCTTCCGTCATACGTCGCGATGCGACCCGTGCAGCCGTGTGACGAGGCCGCGCTCGTCGCGATGTTCGAGCGTTGCAGCCCGGCGAGCAGGTACGCGCGGTTCCTCTCACCCGTGCAGCGCATGCCCGCGCGCCACCTGCACGACGTGCTCCACCCCGACGGGACGCGATGGTCGTGGGTGGCGTGTGACCGCCGCGACGGCACCGTCGTCGCGCTGTCGAGCCTGTTCCGTGGCCGGGGGTCGAGCGGGGAGGTCGCGCTGCTCGTCGAGGACGCGTGGCAGCGGCACGGGATCGGGACCGCGCTGCTGGAGCTCGCCGCGGCGCGAGCATGCGACGTGGCGATCGACACGTTCATCGCGGTGGCGCTCACGGATTCGCGCCACGTGCGGCGGATGCTGGAGCGGGTCGGCACGGTCACCTCGGTGACCGACGGCCACACGAGCGAGCACCGCGTGCAGGTGTGCACGGCGGCGGCGCGCCGCGCCACGGCGTGATCCGGGAGCTCGTGCGCCATCCGGTGGTGCAGGCGCCGATGGGGGGCGGGCCGTCCACGCCGGCGCTGGCCGCAGCGGTGAGCGACGCGGGCGGGCTCGGGTTCCTCGCCGCGGGATACAAGACGGCGGCCGCGATGTCGGACGACATCGCGACGACGCGGCGGCTGACGAGCGAGCCGTTCGGTGTGAACGTCTTCGTCCCGAACCGCGCGCCCGTCGACGACGCGGCCGTCGCGCGCTACCTCGACGAGCTGCGACCGGAGGCGGCGGCGCTGGACGTCGAGCTCGGCGCGCCGGCGTGGACCGACGACGACTGGGACGCGAAGCTCGACGCGCTCGTCCGGGACCCGGTCGCCGTCGTCAGCTTCGCGTTCGGCTGCCCATCACGTGACGTCGTCGCCGAGCTGCGCCGGGCCGGGTCGCGCGTGGTCGTGACGATCACCGAGCCCGACGAGGCGCCGACCGCGGCCGCGGCCGGCGCGGACGCCGTCTGCGTGCAGGGCATCGAGGCCGGCGCGCACCGCGGCGGCTTCACCGACGACAGCGCGCACGACGGCTACGGCGTGCTCGCCCTGCTCGGCGCGACGCGCGCGGTGACCGACCTTCCCGTCGTCGCCGCGGGCGGGATCATGGACGGGCGCGACCTCGCCGCCGTGCTCGCGGCCGGGGCGGACGCCGCGCAGCTCGGCACCGCGTTCCTGCGCAGCGACGAGAGCGGCGCGCACCCGACCTACAAGGCCGCGCTCGCGGACCCGTCGTTCACCCGTACCGGCATCACACGCGCGTTCAGCGGGCGCCGGGCGCGGGGGCTCGTCAACCGGTTCATGGTCGACCATCCCGACGCGCCGAGCGCCTATCCGCAGGTGAACGCGGCGACCCGCCCGCTGCGCACGGCGGCCGCCGCGCGCGGCGACGCACACCGGATGAGCCTGTGGGCCGGTCAGGGATGGCGACGGTCGCGCCCGCACGCGGCGGGCGCGACCGTCGAACGGATCGTCTCGGAGTGGCGGGCCGTCAGCGGTTGATCCCGCCGCACGTCACCGGCATCTCCGCCTCGAGCGGGACGCCGGCGGCGAGCGAGCCCTGCACGCCGTCGTAGGTGTGGTTCATGTTCAGGTCGCGCCCGTGCATCACGATGTGCAGCTCGCCCAGGTCCTCGGCGACCTGGTGCGGCAGCGTGATCACACGGTGGTAGTGCACGACACCGTGCGCGTCGGACATCGGCGCGCGCGTCACGTCGAGCGCACTGCCCGGGCTGGTGTCGCCGCTCGTCGTCAACGTGACGAGGATCGGACCGTACGACGGCTGTCCCTGCACGGTGTCGATGATCCCCTGCACGATCACGGGCGGGAGCTTCTGCGCCGAAGCCGGCGGGCAGACGTTGTGCCGGCCCAGCACGCCGTGGATGTGCGCGACGTGCGGGAGGTTCGGCGAGAGGCCGCGTACCGTCATCCACACCTCGAGCTGGTCGCCGACGAGCCGCGCGCGGACGTCGCCGTTCGCGTTGCTGAAGTTCGACGCCTGCGGATCGTCCTTCACCCGGTCGAGGTCCGCGGAGAACGTGCCGTTGCGGTGATGCTCGCGTTCGCGCGCCTCCTGGTGACGGGCCTCGTGCTCGTGGTGCCCACCGTCGTTGGCCATCGCGGTGGCCGGCAGCGCCACGACCGCGGCGACAGCGACCGCGGCGACGAGCGGCATTCGCAGCCGCGCCGATCCGAACCTCATTCCCCTCCCCCTTCGTCGTCGGACGTTGCGGGGGTGTTCGGCGCCGTCGACGCGACCGGATGACGCGATCAGCGCATCTGCTGGACGAGCGCGGGCAGCTCGTCGAGGAGCTCCCGAGCGAGACGCCCCGCGCCGGGCCCGTGTCGCCCGAGCCGCATGCCGGCGCGCGCGTGCACGTGCACGGCACACAACGTCGCGACGAGCGGCGTGCAGCCCTGCGCGGCGAGGCCGGCGAGCAGCCCGGCGAGGACGTCACCCGAGCCCGAGACCCCGAGCAGCGGGTGGCCCGCGCGGTTGCAGTACTGCGCGGCGCCCGGCGCGCCCACCCACGTCTCGGGGCTGCGGACGGCGACGACGCAGCCGAACAGCTTCACTGCGGCTTCGAGCGCGCGGCGTGCGTCCTCGGTGACGTCGGCCGCGTCGAGACCCGTGATGCGCGCGGCCTCACCGGCGTTCGGGATCAGGACTGAGCGGTCCGCGACGCCGTCGAGCAGCGCGGGCTCCTCGGCGACGACGTCGAGCGCGGCGGCGTCGAGGACGAGCGTCGCGTCGCTCCGGAGCCCTTCGACGGCCGCGACGACCAGGCGACGCGTCGCGTCACGGTCCAGCGTGCCCGACCCGACGAGGATGGCGGCGGCGCCCCGCGCGAGCTCCTCGAGCCGACCGTCACCGTCACCGACCGCGCCCGTCGCGGTCTCCGGGAGGGGGACGACGCGCGCTTCGGGCAGCGCGACGCCGAGCGCGGGGATCGCGCTCGCCGCGGTCGCGACCTGCACCACCCCCGCACCGGCGCGCAGCGCCGCGGTCGCGGCCAGCAGCGTCGCGCCCGGTGTCTCGCGGGATCCGCCAGCGACGAGCACGCGCCCCCGCTCGTGCTTCGACGACGCGGCCGCCGTGCTCGGCACGCCCAGCCCGCGCAGCGTCCCCGACGTGACGGGGACGGCGTCAGCGCGGCGCGACGGGCACATCGGGCTCGCGGGTGATCGGCGCGCGTGACGCGTCGAGCGCGACCGAGCTGTTGTAGCAGTCGAGCGTCATCTGCGGAGGCGACGTGCCGTCGGCGGTGTACCGCGTCACCGAGCAGTTGAGGAGCTCACCCTGCGCGTCGATCGCGAGGATGTCGCGCTCGGTCAGGTGCTCCAGCGCATACCGGAACATCAGGATGACGACCTGGTGCGCGACGACGAGCACGCGCTCACCGGTGAGCTCGCGCGCGATGCTGTCGATCGCGCTGCGGACGCGCAGCGCGACGTCGCACCAGCTCTCGCCCCCAGGCGGCCGGTAGTAGAACTTGCCCACTCGCGCGCGTGCCTCGGCCTCCTCGGGATACCGCTCGACGATGCCGTGCTTCGTGAGCCGGTCGAGGACGCCGAACTCGCGTTCGCGGAGGCGCTCGTCGAGCACGAGCGGCAGCTGGAGCCCGCCCGCGTCGAGCGCGAGCCGCGCGGTCCGCGCTGCGCGCTCGTAGGGCGACGAGACGACGGCCGTCGGTGTGCTCTTCCCGAGCGCCGTGAGCCAGCTCCCGAGCGCGCGTGCCTGCTCCTCGCCGCACGCCGACAACCCGACGTCCATGTCGCGCTCCGCGACGTCGATCCACGTCGTGCCCGCCGCCTCCGCCGCTTCCGCCGCGACGTTGCCCGCGCTCTCCGCGTGCCGGACGAGCAGGAGCTCGCCCGGCCACCGACTCGACGTCACCGCGAACGGGGCGCGCCATCCGCGCGGTCGGTCACCGGCTCGACGTGCTCGGTCGGTTGCATTCCGACTCGGTACCCCCTCGACGACGAACGGAACCGTGCGCACGGGCCCGGCGCCGAGGAGCCATCGGCTTGTATACGTTGTGCCGCCCGCCGGCGCGGGCGGGCCGAACTCGGGGGGACGCCGTGCGTGAGCTCGCAGGAAAGGTCGCGGTCGTCACCGGGGGCGGCGGCGGGATCGGGAAGGCCCTGGGCGTGCGCTTCGCGCAGGAGGGCATGAAGGTCGTCCTCGCCGACAACGACGGCGACCTGCTCGACGCGACGGTCGACGAGCTGCGGGGCCGCGACTTCGACGTCACCGGCGTCGTCACGGACGTCCGGCTGCTGGACTCGGTCGAGGCGCTGCGCGACGCGACGCTCGACGCGTACGGCGCCGTCCACGTGCTGTGCAACAACGCGGGCATCGGCTCCGGGTCGCAGAAGCCGTTCTGGGAGCAGCACGTCAACGACTGGCGCTGGAGCTACGACGTCAACGTGTTCGGCGTCGTGAACGGCATCAACGCGTTCGTACCGGTGATGCTCGAGCAGGACGTCGAGGGTCACGTCGTCAACACGTCGTCGGGGAACGGCGCGTTCGTCCCGCTGCTCGCGGGCACGATCTACGCGACGACCAAGGCCGCCGTCGTGACGATCACCGAGTGCCTCTGGGGCAGCCTGCGCGCGATCGACGCGAAGGTGAGCGCGTCGGTGATGCTCCCGTCCACGCGGACGCCCGGTCTGCTGAACACGGGGATCTGGCGCCCGGGGCGCAACCGCCCACCCGAGTTCGCGCACGACGACGCACCGCCGCAGGAAGGACGCGACGCGCTGTCGGAGGTCGAGACCGCAATGCGCGCGGCAGGGCGCGAGCTTACGTTCGCGCCGCTCGAGGAGATCGCGGACATGACGGTCGACGGCATCCGCAACGACGAGTTCTGGATCTACGCGGGCGGCGACCCCGAGAGCGCGCGTGTCCGCGCGGACTCGATCGTGAACAAGACGCCGCCCGTCTACATGCTGCAGGGC
This region includes:
- a CDS encoding ADP/ATP-dependent (S)-NAD(P)H-hydrate dehydratase encodes the protein MPSTAAASSKHERGRVLVAGGSRETPGATLLAATAALRAGAGVVQVATAASAIPALGVALPEARVVPLPETATGAVGDGDGRLEELARGAAAILVGSGTLDRDATRRLVVAAVEGLRSDATLVLDAAALDVVAEEPALLDGVADRSVLIPNAGEAARITGLDAADVTEDARRALEAAVKLFGCVVAVRSPETWVGAPGAAQYCNRAGHPLLGVSGSGDVLAGLLAGLAAQGCTPLVATLCAVHVHARAGMRLGRHGPGAGRLARELLDELPALVQQMR
- a CDS encoding GNAT family N-acetyltransferase → MRTLPSYVAMRPVQPCDEAALVAMFERCSPASRYARFLSPVQRMPARHLHDVLHPDGTRWSWVACDRRDGTVVALSSLFRGRGSSGEVALLVEDAWQRHGIGTALLELAAARACDVAIDTFIAVALTDSRHVRRMLERVGTVTSVTDGHTSEHRVQVCTAAARRATA
- a CDS encoding nitronate monooxygenase is translated as MIRELVRHPVVQAPMGGGPSTPALAAAVSDAGGLGFLAAGYKTAAAMSDDIATTRRLTSEPFGVNVFVPNRAPVDDAAVARYLDELRPEAAALDVELGAPAWTDDDWDAKLDALVRDPVAVVSFAFGCPSRDVVAELRRAGSRVVVTITEPDEAPTAAAAGADAVCVQGIEAGAHRGGFTDDSAHDGYGVLALLGATRAVTDLPVVAAGGIMDGRDLAAVLAAGADAAQLGTAFLRSDESGAHPTYKAALADPSFTRTGITRAFSGRRARGLVNRFMVDHPDAPSAYPQVNAATRPLRTAAAARGDAHRMSLWAGQGWRRSRPHAAGATVERIVSEWRAVSG
- a CDS encoding PLP-dependent aminotransferase family protein; this encodes MDQDLVWWTRVVFDGWQSRPGPRHQRIASAVLDAIEQRTVAPGARVPAERRLAESLGVSRGTVVVAFDHLVEAGVVVRRQGAGTSVVGRPPWTRPHPETGVASLLLRRLAADRETIDLSLSVPAGAGHLPAVDWHAGSRAPEGHGLDPRGDLRLRRAIADHLTCRQRLPTGPDEVLVTAGAQQALALLGRALVSRATTVVAGCPTYPGFAAAFLPAQHDVRTVPVDDAGTDPTAIARALHGRGDAVVYVMPTGHNPTGSVMPAARRRAVAEIATTANVTIVEDLALADLVLDGDDVPEPIAARSSNAVVIGSVSKLMWAGVRIGWIRADPRLLDDVARVKVAHDLATSAPAQAVATALLDAIDDEWLAAHRRALAARRDHLLVLIAEQIPAWRARRPSAGLSLWVEIPVARADAFAHVAAAQGVVVAAGSTACLDGRHVGAIRLSFAEPIETLELAVERLASAWESHSVDLATAPREAGA
- a CDS encoding nuclear transport factor 2 family protein produces the protein MTDVIGDKDARRWAQQWADEWNRHDVDAVLEHFAADVEFTSPVAAAVTGDPVVRGRDALRAYWTAALARTRDLHFDVDDVHVGGGCLAILYRNQTGRRVTEVMVFGTDGKVTRGYALYAPA
- a CDS encoding SDR family NAD(P)-dependent oxidoreductase — translated: MRELAGKVAVVTGGGGGIGKALGVRFAQEGMKVVLADNDGDLLDATVDELRGRDFDVTGVVTDVRLLDSVEALRDATLDAYGAVHVLCNNAGIGSGSQKPFWEQHVNDWRWSYDVNVFGVVNGINAFVPVMLEQDVEGHVVNTSSGNGAFVPLLAGTIYATTKAAVVTITECLWGSLRAIDAKVSASVMLPSTRTPGLLNTGIWRPGRNRPPEFAHDDAPPQEGRDALSEVETAMRAAGRELTFAPLEEIADMTVDGIRNDEFWIYAGGDPESARVRADSIVNKTPPVYMLQGAQFTPQERSR
- a CDS encoding histidine phosphatase family protein, whose translation is MTSSRWPGELLLVRHAESAGNVAAEAAEAAGTTWIDVAERDMDVGLSACGEEQARALGSWLTALGKSTPTAVVSSPYERAARTARLALDAGGLQLPLVLDERLREREFGVLDRLTKHGIVERYPEEAEARARVGKFYYRPPGGESWCDVALRVRSAIDSIARELTGERVLVVAHQVVILMFRYALEHLTERDILAIDAQGELLNCSVTRYTADGTSPPQMTLDCYNSSVALDASRAPITREPDVPVAPR